In the genome of Mucisphaera calidilacus, one region contains:
- a CDS encoding sulfatase-like hydrolase/transferase, protein MSTQRPHIIILCPDEMRASAVAAWGNPAVATPSIDGLAARSIKFDRAFTNHTKCTPSRCSFLTSQYPHVGGHRTLDMPVRAHEVNLVRYLRENYGYRTALVGKNHCVDDETQQLTFDFRGRGEGGDGYLDPYEETGMPTGSYYVGKDPRKLSEHGDYTSTTMAIDWLRDEINDDPDTPRLLWLNWDHPHCPYRAPEPFHGITPRDKVPDAIPPIPEFEPLSHTTLREAYGVADMTPEQWRELHAVYLDMTTMVDADVKRVLDTVEQLGIADNTIIVFWSDHGDFAGDYGLPEKWDTCFSDNLVHVPLIIHAPNTDASAYNGLTETIDILPTVLDLAGIPAPGGIQGRSHRDAIRGNTDQPVRDVVFTEGGQEPELLERVTPVDARPRPCQAYLMKQQALVNEPQINLRSKMIRGDRYKYVARLDGDEQLFDLENDPHEHHDLARSGDAEDILNTMRRRMMLKLMEAENNDPDQDYLDS, encoded by the coding sequence ATGAGCACCCAACGCCCCCACATCATCATCCTCTGCCCCGACGAGATGCGTGCCTCCGCCGTCGCCGCCTGGGGCAACCCCGCCGTCGCCACGCCCAGCATAGACGGCCTCGCCGCACGATCGATCAAGTTCGACCGCGCCTTCACCAACCACACCAAGTGCACACCCTCACGCTGCAGCTTCCTCACCAGCCAGTACCCCCACGTCGGCGGACACCGCACCCTCGACATGCCCGTCCGCGCCCACGAGGTCAACCTCGTCCGCTACCTCAGGGAGAACTACGGCTACCGCACCGCGCTCGTCGGCAAGAACCACTGCGTCGACGACGAGACCCAGCAACTCACCTTCGACTTCCGCGGACGCGGCGAGGGCGGCGACGGCTACCTCGACCCCTACGAAGAAACCGGCATGCCCACCGGCAGCTACTACGTCGGTAAGGACCCCCGTAAGCTCAGCGAGCACGGCGACTACACCTCCACCACCATGGCCATCGACTGGCTCCGCGACGAGATCAACGACGACCCCGACACCCCCAGACTCCTCTGGCTCAACTGGGACCACCCCCACTGCCCCTACCGCGCGCCCGAGCCGTTCCACGGCATCACGCCTCGCGACAAGGTCCCCGATGCCATCCCGCCCATACCCGAGTTCGAGCCGCTCTCCCACACCACACTCCGCGAGGCCTATGGCGTCGCCGACATGACCCCCGAGCAGTGGCGCGAACTCCACGCCGTCTACCTCGACATGACCACCATGGTCGATGCCGACGTCAAACGCGTCCTCGACACCGTCGAACAACTCGGCATCGCCGACAACACCATCATCGTCTTCTGGTCCGACCACGGCGACTTCGCGGGCGACTACGGCCTGCCCGAAAAATGGGACACCTGCTTCAGCGACAACCTCGTCCACGTCCCGCTCATCATCCACGCCCCCAACACCGACGCCTCCGCCTACAACGGACTTACCGAGACCATCGATATCCTCCCCACCGTCCTCGACCTCGCCGGCATTCCCGCGCCGGGCGGCATCCAGGGCCGAAGCCACCGCGACGCCATCCGCGGCAACACCGACCAGCCCGTGCGCGACGTCGTCTTCACAGAGGGCGGCCAGGAACCCGAGCTGCTCGAACGCGTCACGCCCGTCGACGCACGCCCGCGACCCTGCCAGGCCTACCTCATGAAGCAGCAGGCCCTGGTCAACGAGCCGCAGATCAACCTCCGCAGCAAGATGATCCGAGGCGACCGCTACAAGTACGTCGCACGACTCGACGGCGACGAACAGCTCTTCGACCTCGAGAACGACCCGCACGAACACCACGACCTCGCCAGGTCAGGCGACGCCGAAGACATCCTCAACACCATGCGCCGACGCATGATGCTCAAGCTCATGGAAGCCGAGAACAACGACCCCGATCAGGATTACCTCGACTCCTGA
- a CDS encoding sulfatase-like hydrolase/transferase: protein MNIVLIHSDQHRYDCVGAHGHGLLQTPGMDRLCREGVDFSHAFTPAPICSPARGCLITGQWPTQHGCMSIPPTEIYRPIDKPEGPLMPKLLVEAGYSTAHIGKWHGETPGEPDSWGMEEYIPEERGYDAWRAEQGLPERVRKNGWFGEIDEAITPEQHRVAWGGRHAVRCIEKFSERDAPFFVRWDPSEPHLPNMIPPAMKDLYPPEKIEPWPSFADGLAGKPWVQGRQQRIWGVDGWSWEHWAPVVSRYLADITLLDRQVEMILETLDRLGLAENTVVVYSTDHGDLCGGHGMMDKHFMMYDDVLRVPMMMRWPGVTEPGRVCDAFVHHELDLATSLLVAAGIDVPEHYEGVDLSKLLRGEVAEREMAFSQYQGCQFGLYSERMARDKRWKYVWNATAQDEFYDLDADPGELVNRIDDASCAEPLRRLRAGMGSWMSSIGDPLHNEFTRVIWE from the coding sequence ATGAATATCGTGTTGATTCACTCGGATCAGCATCGTTATGACTGTGTGGGCGCGCACGGGCACGGCCTGTTGCAGACGCCTGGGATGGACCGGTTGTGCCGGGAGGGTGTGGATTTTTCGCACGCGTTCACGCCGGCGCCGATCTGTTCGCCGGCGCGCGGGTGTCTGATCACGGGGCAGTGGCCGACGCAGCACGGGTGCATGAGCATCCCGCCGACGGAGATCTACCGACCGATCGACAAGCCGGAGGGCCCGCTGATGCCGAAGTTGCTGGTGGAGGCGGGATACAGCACGGCGCACATCGGCAAGTGGCATGGCGAGACGCCCGGCGAGCCGGACAGCTGGGGGATGGAGGAGTACATCCCGGAGGAGCGTGGGTACGACGCGTGGCGTGCGGAGCAGGGTCTGCCGGAGCGTGTGCGGAAGAACGGGTGGTTCGGTGAGATTGACGAGGCGATCACGCCGGAGCAGCACCGGGTGGCGTGGGGTGGTCGTCACGCGGTTCGTTGCATCGAGAAGTTTTCGGAGCGTGACGCGCCGTTTTTCGTGCGTTGGGACCCGTCGGAGCCGCACCTGCCGAACATGATCCCGCCGGCGATGAAGGACCTGTACCCGCCGGAGAAGATCGAGCCGTGGCCGAGTTTTGCGGACGGGTTGGCGGGCAAGCCGTGGGTGCAGGGTCGTCAGCAGCGGATCTGGGGCGTCGACGGGTGGTCGTGGGAGCACTGGGCGCCGGTGGTGAGCCGGTACCTGGCGGACATCACGCTGCTGGACCGGCAGGTCGAGATGATTCTCGAGACGCTGGACCGTCTGGGTCTGGCCGAGAACACGGTGGTGGTCTACTCGACGGACCATGGCGACCTGTGCGGCGGGCACGGCATGATGGACAAGCACTTCATGATGTACGACGACGTGCTGCGCGTGCCGATGATGATGCGTTGGCCGGGCGTGACCGAGCCGGGTCGGGTGTGCGACGCGTTCGTGCACCACGAGCTGGACCTGGCGACGAGTCTGCTGGTCGCTGCGGGCATCGACGTGCCGGAGCACTACGAGGGCGTGGACCTGTCGAAGCTGCTGCGTGGCGAGGTGGCGGAGCGTGAGATGGCCTTCAGCCAGTATCAGGGTTGTCAGTTCGGCCTGTACAGCGAGCGGATGGCGCGGGACAAGCGTTGGAAGTACGTCTGGAACGCGACGGCGCAGGACGAGTTCTACGACCTGGACGCGGACCCGGGCGAGCTGGTGAACCGGATCGATGACGCGTCGTGCGCGGAGCCGCTGCGGCGGCTTCGTGCGGGGATGGGTTCGTGGATGTCGTCGATCGGCGACCCGCTTCACAACGAGTTCACGCGGGTTATCTGGGAGTAG
- a CDS encoding dockerin type I domain-containing protein, protein MSSTRNRRFALPTAALIAVIASPALADFNDDFTTTGILADNYGFFGLATLPDSETDPTSFSDEFGAADDYVFGDAYTSGSNTYGNSSFDLDESLGQVDMTVSGGQGGHFQFVRLSRSADESNFFDLSQGVQLKIMFGGLDGQSWISTPRNPIVFGFASTDNNPEFQIQIGNFAGNDSLLRAQADGVDLPGLTYPVSSILEASYPPVNVAFFGTEAILNIDADSYSLIINPTHDANQGWTEMIPDTPHGLTFAPGEGSIPFFEARRVYGGANTTLSVTNFSVTGTTVVVDPGLPGDFNEDGVLDSLDIDLLFANLGATTPSDYDLNEDGTVDNADVDLLVEGADYLNSFYGDANTDQAVDLLDLSALASNFEEVGKLWADGDFNGDGYVNLLDLSILATNFDQSKAVPEPASVAVLGLMAAALRRRG, encoded by the coding sequence ATGTCATCGACTCGCAACCGCCGTTTCGCCCTGCCCACCGCGGCACTCATCGCCGTCATCGCCAGCCCGGCCCTCGCCGACTTCAACGATGACTTCACCACCACCGGCATCCTCGCCGACAACTACGGCTTCTTCGGCCTCGCCACACTGCCCGATTCCGAAACCGACCCCACATCCTTCTCCGACGAGTTCGGCGCAGCCGACGACTACGTCTTCGGCGACGCCTACACCTCAGGATCCAACACCTACGGCAACAGCAGCTTCGACCTCGACGAATCCCTCGGACAGGTCGACATGACCGTCTCGGGCGGTCAGGGCGGCCACTTCCAGTTCGTCCGGCTCTCCCGCAGCGCCGACGAGTCCAACTTCTTCGACCTCTCGCAGGGTGTCCAGCTCAAGATCATGTTTGGCGGCCTCGACGGGCAGTCCTGGATCTCCACGCCCCGCAACCCCATCGTCTTCGGTTTCGCCAGCACCGACAACAACCCCGAATTCCAGATCCAGATCGGCAACTTCGCCGGCAACGACTCCCTGCTCCGCGCCCAGGCCGACGGCGTTGACCTCCCCGGCCTCACCTACCCCGTCTCCAGCATCCTCGAAGCCTCCTACCCCCCGGTCAACGTCGCCTTCTTCGGCACCGAGGCCATCCTCAACATCGACGCCGACAGCTACAGCCTCATCATTAACCCCACCCACGACGCCAACCAGGGCTGGACCGAGATGATCCCCGACACGCCCCACGGGCTGACGTTCGCCCCAGGTGAAGGCTCCATCCCCTTCTTTGAAGCGCGGCGTGTCTACGGCGGCGCCAACACCACCCTCAGCGTCACCAACTTCTCCGTCACCGGCACCACCGTTGTCGTCGACCCCGGCTTGCCCGGCGACTTCAACGAGGACGGCGTCCTCGATTCACTCGACATCGACCTGCTCTTCGCCAACCTCGGCGCTACCACCCCCTCCGACTACGACCTCAACGAAGACGGCACCGTCGACAACGCCGACGTTGACCTCCTCGTCGAAGGTGCCGACTACCTCAACTCCTTCTACGGCGACGCCAACACCGACCAGGCCGTTGACCTGCTCGACCTCTCGGCACTCGCCTCCAACTTCGAAGAAGTCGGCAAGCTCTGGGCCGATGGCGACTTCAACGGCGACGGATACGTCAACCTCCTCGACCTCTCCATCCTCGCCACCAACTTCGACCAGTCCAAGGCCGTACCCGAGCCCGCCTCCGTGGCCGTCCTCGGACTCATGGCCGCCGCACTCCGTCGTCGTGGCTGA
- a CDS encoding LacI family DNA-binding transcriptional regulator — MSLLELNNNSDTPLVQQIQTNLRSRILRDEFPPGYKLPSIRQLSHDLGCSTGIVERAVSTLTAEGLLKSEPRRGVYVRKPREKRVKSKDIALILPGLRLEHMASMSGGVHAALAGSDYRLIIQSADNDFDDEIHLLEYLAHDNLVGVVICPPTADSYAEPIKEFVSRREIPLVLATHRLVGLSSVDAVAIDEFEHGRAAVDYLLSKGHREIALIGGHGLSLSSRQTLEGIAAGLRRYRLAMSDLHKIDVDVLDLNDEEPWLNGQVSTERFLREHNPGITAILSLGNYSTIGAYRAVQSLGLSIPDDISILSTGSDLQAFALLQPSITVFTDQLHATCERATFRLLQRIENPGMQPEAIQIPPQLIERESVRKIPVSK, encoded by the coding sequence ATGAGCCTGCTGGAACTCAACAACAACTCCGACACGCCCCTCGTGCAGCAGATTCAGACGAATCTCCGCTCACGCATCCTGCGTGACGAGTTCCCCCCCGGCTACAAGCTCCCCAGCATCCGCCAGCTCAGCCATGACCTCGGCTGCTCCACCGGCATCGTCGAACGCGCTGTCTCCACACTCACCGCCGAGGGCCTGCTCAAGTCCGAGCCCCGACGAGGTGTCTACGTCCGCAAGCCCCGCGAAAAACGCGTCAAGTCCAAGGACATCGCCCTCATCCTCCCCGGACTCCGGCTCGAGCACATGGCCAGCATGAGCGGAGGCGTCCACGCAGCCCTCGCCGGGTCCGACTACCGACTCATCATCCAGTCCGCCGACAACGACTTCGACGACGAAATCCACCTCCTCGAATACCTCGCCCACGACAACCTCGTCGGCGTCGTCATCTGCCCGCCCACCGCCGACTCCTACGCCGAGCCCATCAAGGAGTTCGTCAGCCGACGCGAGATCCCCCTCGTCCTCGCCACGCACCGGCTCGTCGGCCTCTCCAGCGTCGACGCCGTCGCCATCGACGAGTTCGAGCACGGCCGCGCCGCCGTCGACTACCTGCTCAGCAAAGGACACCGCGAGATCGCCCTCATCGGGGGACACGGGCTCTCCCTCTCCAGCCGGCAGACCCTCGAGGGCATCGCCGCGGGCCTCCGACGATACCGCCTCGCCATGTCCGACCTCCACAAGATCGACGTCGACGTCCTCGACCTCAACGACGAAGAGCCCTGGCTCAACGGACAGGTCAGCACCGAACGGTTCCTGCGCGAACACAACCCGGGCATCACCGCCATCCTCTCGCTCGGCAACTACAGCACCATCGGCGCCTACCGCGCCGTCCAGAGCCTCGGCCTCAGCATCCCCGACGATATCTCCATCCTCAGCACCGGAAGCGACCTCCAGGCCTTCGCCCTGCTCCAGCCCAGCATCACCGTCTTCACCGACCAGCTCCACGCCACCTGCGAGCGGGCCACCTTCCGACTCCTCCAACGCATCGAAAACCCCGGCATGCAGCCCGAGGCCATCCAGATACCGCCACAGCTCATCGAACGCGAAAGCGTTCGGAAGATTCCCGTCTCGAAGTAA
- a CDS encoding sulfatase family protein: MATDRPNIVYLHSHDTGRMIQPYGHAVATPALQRFAEQGTVFRRAFCVGPTCSPSRAAMLTGRYPHENGMLGLTHRGARLNDPSQMLPAVLREAGYATAIAGLEHVMDARTNHGAYGYERDLTASAAGAIERDEEVAPAVEAFLSEQDGSRPFFLDAGFFVTHRTGKTERGDEEVAWHSNSKRPEGDGRYVAVPTPLPDTPETREDIADYCLSAQRLDGYYGRIFDALERSGHAGRTIVIITTDHGIAFPRMKGTLSDQGTGVLLMMRGPGVAEGVVRDALVSHIDVAATLCAMAGVAVPSWSRGSGFEALLSDAAAEDHHRDSVFCETNVHVCVEPARSVRTDRYLYIRRLITHDHPVLPNCDRSVSKSRLVAGGWPEQAQEEEALFDLLFDPTALVNRIDDPGYRAVADDLRGQMDAWRAETDDTMDGSWVAPETMVIAPVDALH, from the coding sequence ATGGCCACGGATCGCCCGAACATTGTTTATCTGCACAGCCACGACACGGGGCGGATGATCCAGCCTTACGGGCACGCGGTCGCGACGCCCGCGCTGCAGCGTTTTGCGGAGCAGGGGACGGTTTTTCGTCGCGCGTTCTGCGTGGGACCGACGTGTTCGCCAAGCCGTGCTGCGATGCTGACGGGCCGTTATCCGCACGAGAACGGGATGCTCGGCCTGACGCACCGTGGGGCGAGGTTGAATGATCCGAGCCAGATGCTGCCGGCGGTGCTGCGTGAGGCGGGATACGCGACGGCCATCGCGGGGCTTGAGCACGTCATGGATGCGCGCACGAACCACGGGGCTTACGGGTACGAGCGGGACCTGACCGCGTCGGCCGCGGGCGCGATCGAGCGTGACGAGGAAGTGGCCCCGGCGGTGGAGGCTTTTCTTTCGGAACAGGATGGCAGCAGGCCCTTTTTTCTCGACGCTGGATTCTTCGTGACGCACCGGACGGGCAAGACGGAGCGAGGTGATGAGGAGGTCGCGTGGCACAGCAACTCGAAGCGGCCGGAGGGCGACGGTCGTTACGTCGCGGTGCCCACCCCCCTGCCGGACACGCCTGAGACGCGCGAGGACATCGCGGATTACTGTCTGTCGGCGCAGCGTCTGGACGGTTATTACGGCCGGATCTTTGATGCGCTGGAGCGTTCGGGTCATGCGGGCCGGACGATCGTGATCATCACGACGGACCACGGGATCGCGTTTCCGCGGATGAAGGGGACGCTCAGCGACCAGGGCACGGGCGTGCTGCTGATGATGCGAGGTCCGGGTGTCGCGGAGGGCGTGGTGCGTGATGCGTTGGTGAGTCACATCGATGTTGCTGCGACGCTTTGCGCGATGGCGGGCGTGGCGGTGCCGTCGTGGAGCCGTGGCAGCGGGTTTGAGGCGTTGCTGAGTGATGCCGCTGCCGAGGATCATCACCGCGATTCGGTCTTCTGCGAGACGAACGTGCACGTGTGCGTGGAGCCGGCGCGTTCGGTGCGCACGGATCGTTATCTCTACATCCGGCGGCTGATCACGCACGACCACCCGGTGCTGCCCAACTGCGACCGGAGCGTGAGCAAGTCACGGCTCGTGGCCGGCGGCTGGCCGGAGCAGGCGCAGGAGGAGGAGGCGTTGTTCGACCTGCTGTTTGACCCGACGGCGCTGGTGAACCGGATCGATGACCCGGGCTATCGCGCGGTGGCGGACGACCTGCGTGGGCAGATGGACGCGTGGCGAGCGGAGACGGACGACACGATGGATGGCTCGTGGGTCGCGCCGGAGACGATGGTGATCGCCCCCGTCGACGCGTTGCACTGA
- a CDS encoding alpha-mannosidase, with protein sequence MGVKTPPKPIAWPTYTPQRLSSSAQKAALYVLSSHWDREWYQTFETFRYRLVNLLDDVLARQDSGEIDGPFYCDGQAIILEDYLDIRPDERQRIAARLQNRQLVAGPWYVLPDEFLVSGESLIRNIQIGRELVESLGGRPSDCGFLCDLFGSNAQMPQLLKAFGIEVAYVWRGTNHHDQRLLWWVGADGTRIPSYRFGTNGYWGYAVNVRGHCDHEDHIEAEKTLPERFWEYVEKEAAATPIDAVLVFDGADHAGFDPHAYSQLKALAGSEHGHDYDICHVELDDHAAEILRHTDRITTEVHGELYESAKHPFDLDQQALVGGTLASRIHIKQFNARCEWLLTRWAEPAATLATCRLGDRYPADFLKRAWKHLIQNHPHDSICGCSIDRVHEDMIYRFNQCEDLAEQVTQNALRHLAEAAVGSPGVPEDETRIVVFNPLPETLSAVVDVDALIPDWKQPPNGGQPAKERGLPATPHDEQGNPIPFQARSLSPITLQLETHKHRAPRSYEARTLGLSMPLELPPLGWKTISLRKANVHWIRTPRSESLVHDERTLQNQHLTLNVQSDGTLSLTDRKTNATYNRLLTLEDGADVGDGWRYIAPANDTVSYTGGNCTGITVLDDGPHLGRIEIRCQLIVPARYDRETAERSQRTVTIDVTHRVALRADARHVEVETTINNTAEDHRLRVLCPVEARTDHYWTDAPFDTARRPIALKPDQHTWREPELETKPQQAWTAVADANRGLALVAEGLRETAVLDRPDRAIALTLLRATQKTAFTSGEPGGQLPGEHTFRYWITPAEEKPDAAELHNLATLLNARVRSVSLLPGIHARGSGYPVGPDTSPTAPGIAITGPARLSALQVRGDELEIRLFNPLDTPASGTIQLPEPQKNPGQPPAARSVSLTGTTLEPIDVEQGRIAIELSPKQIITLRVTGLIQNPVHSN encoded by the coding sequence ATGGGCGTAAAAACACCCCCTAAACCCATCGCCTGGCCCACCTACACGCCTCAGCGGCTCTCATCCTCCGCACAGAAGGCCGCCCTCTACGTCCTCTCAAGCCACTGGGACCGTGAGTGGTACCAGACCTTCGAAACCTTCCGCTACCGCCTCGTCAACCTCCTCGACGACGTCCTCGCCCGCCAGGACAGCGGAGAGATCGACGGACCCTTCTACTGCGACGGACAGGCCATCATCCTCGAGGATTACCTCGATATCCGGCCCGATGAACGCCAACGCATCGCCGCACGCCTCCAGAACCGACAACTCGTCGCGGGGCCCTGGTACGTCCTGCCCGACGAGTTCCTCGTCTCCGGCGAATCCCTCATCCGCAACATCCAGATCGGTCGCGAACTCGTCGAATCCCTCGGCGGACGCCCCTCCGACTGCGGTTTCCTCTGCGACCTCTTCGGCAGCAACGCCCAGATGCCCCAACTCCTCAAGGCCTTCGGCATCGAGGTCGCCTACGTCTGGCGCGGCACCAACCACCACGACCAGAGACTCCTCTGGTGGGTCGGCGCCGACGGCACACGCATCCCCAGCTACCGCTTCGGAACCAATGGCTACTGGGGATACGCCGTCAACGTCCGCGGCCACTGCGACCACGAAGATCACATCGAAGCCGAAAAGACCCTCCCCGAGCGATTCTGGGAGTACGTCGAAAAAGAAGCCGCCGCCACACCGATCGACGCCGTCCTCGTCTTCGACGGCGCCGACCACGCCGGCTTCGACCCCCATGCCTATAGCCAACTCAAAGCCCTCGCCGGCTCCGAGCACGGCCACGACTACGACATATGCCACGTCGAACTCGACGACCACGCCGCCGAGATCCTCCGCCACACCGACCGCATCACCACCGAGGTCCACGGCGAGCTCTACGAGTCAGCCAAACACCCCTTCGACCTCGACCAGCAGGCACTCGTCGGCGGAACCCTCGCCAGCCGCATCCACATCAAACAGTTCAACGCACGCTGCGAATGGCTCCTCACACGCTGGGCCGAGCCCGCAGCGACCCTCGCCACATGCCGCCTGGGCGACCGCTACCCCGCCGACTTCCTCAAACGCGCCTGGAAACACCTCATCCAGAACCACCCCCACGACTCCATCTGCGGGTGCAGCATCGACCGCGTTCACGAGGACATGATCTACCGCTTCAACCAGTGCGAGGACCTTGCCGAGCAGGTCACCCAGAACGCACTCCGCCACCTCGCCGAGGCCGCCGTCGGCAGTCCGGGCGTCCCCGAAGACGAAACACGCATCGTCGTCTTCAACCCACTGCCCGAAACACTCTCGGCCGTCGTCGACGTCGACGCCCTTATCCCCGACTGGAAACAACCGCCCAACGGCGGACAACCCGCCAAAGAACGGGGCCTCCCCGCGACCCCTCACGACGAACAAGGCAACCCCATCCCCTTCCAGGCGCGAAGCCTCTCGCCAATCACCCTTCAACTCGAAACCCACAAGCACCGCGCCCCACGCTCTTACGAGGCACGCACGCTCGGACTCAGCATGCCCCTCGAACTCCCGCCCCTCGGCTGGAAAACGATCAGCCTCCGCAAGGCCAACGTCCACTGGATCCGCACCCCACGCTCCGAATCCCTCGTCCACGACGAACGAACCCTCCAGAACCAGCACCTCACCCTCAACGTCCAGTCCGACGGCACCCTCTCACTCACCGACCGCAAGACCAACGCCACCTACAACCGCCTGCTCACCCTCGAAGACGGCGCCGACGTCGGCGACGGCTGGCGCTACATCGCCCCCGCCAACGACACCGTCTCCTACACAGGCGGCAACTGCACCGGCATTACCGTCCTCGACGACGGACCCCACCTCGGACGCATCGAGATCCGCTGCCAACTCATCGTCCCCGCTCGCTACGACCGCGAGACCGCCGAACGGTCCCAACGCACCGTCACCATCGACGTCACCCACCGCGTCGCCCTCCGCGCCGACGCCCGACATGTCGAGGTCGAAACCACCATCAACAACACCGCCGAAGACCACCGCCTCCGCGTCCTCTGCCCCGTTGAAGCCCGCACCGACCACTACTGGACCGACGCACCCTTCGACACCGCGCGACGACCGATCGCGCTCAAGCCCGATCAGCACACCTGGCGCGAGCCCGAACTCGAAACCAAGCCGCAGCAGGCATGGACCGCCGTCGCCGACGCCAACCGGGGGCTCGCCCTCGTGGCCGAGGGACTCCGCGAAACCGCCGTCCTCGACCGGCCCGACCGCGCCATCGCCCTCACCCTCCTCCGCGCCACCCAAAAAACCGCCTTCACCAGCGGCGAACCCGGCGGCCAGCTCCCCGGCGAACACACCTTCCGCTACTGGATCACCCCCGCCGAAGAAAAACCCGACGCCGCCGAGCTCCACAACCTCGCCACCCTCCTCAACGCTCGCGTCCGCTCCGTCAGCCTCCTGCCCGGCATCCACGCCCGGGGCAGCGGATACCCCGTCGGCCCCGACACGTCGCCTACCGCCCCAGGCATCGCCATCACGGGGCCCGCACGACTCTCAGCCCTCCAGGTCCGCGGCGACGAACTCGAAATCCGCCTCTTCAACCCCCTCGACACGCCCGCCTCCGGCACCATCCAGCTCCCCGAACCGCAGAAAAACCCGGGGCAGCCGCCCGCGGCACGCTCCGTCTCGCTCACAGGCACCACCCTCGAACCCATCGACGTCGAACAGGGCCGCATCGCCATCGAACTCAGCCCCAAACAGATCATCACCCTCCGTGTCACCGGCCTCATCCAGAACCCTGTGCACAGCAATTGA
- a CDS encoding prepilin-type N-terminal cleavage/methylation domain-containing protein: MTNQTHPYRPKGFTLIELLVVISIIALLIGILLPALGAARETARAIQCSSGERQMGVAFYVYAEDYDQYWPSGYIEPGTGFPGIVGYYQWDINGIAPYALGGQSFPPTMTDRYANYADALEGSIMECPNAAYDRSYENQAVPQEELVPNLRIMGRGYGYNIDMHALPEFIDPNQYNPRGNNIIPGWQQFKRPNAIKYTSQTMLLSDTEYNPEPATGNDMAKLGFNQILDWMIPVASKRHSDALNILYVDGHASRVSAGDEELFEAGSGVQNADNMAWRRFMVGQ, encoded by the coding sequence ATGACCAACCAAACCCACCCCTACCGTCCCAAGGGCTTCACCCTCATCGAGCTCCTCGTGGTGATCTCCATCATCGCGCTGCTCATCGGCATCCTCCTGCCCGCTCTCGGAGCCGCACGCGAAACCGCCCGCGCCATCCAGTGCTCGTCCGGCGAACGACAGATGGGCGTCGCCTTCTACGTCTACGCCGAGGACTACGACCAGTACTGGCCCTCGGGTTACATCGAGCCAGGCACCGGCTTCCCCGGAATCGTCGGCTACTACCAGTGGGACATCAACGGCATCGCGCCCTACGCCCTCGGCGGCCAGAGCTTCCCGCCCACGATGACTGACCGCTACGCCAACTACGCCGATGCCCTCGAAGGCTCGATCATGGAGTGCCCCAACGCGGCCTACGACCGAAGCTATGAGAATCAGGCCGTCCCCCAGGAGGAACTCGTCCCGAACCTCCGCATCATGGGGCGCGGCTACGGCTACAACATCGACATGCATGCACTGCCCGAGTTCATCGACCCCAATCAGTACAACCCTCGTGGCAACAACATCATCCCCGGCTGGCAGCAGTTCAAACGCCCCAACGCCATCAAGTACACCAGTCAGACCATGCTCCTCTCCGACACCGAGTACAACCCCGAGCCGGCTACCGGCAACGACATGGCCAAGCTCGGTTTCAACCAGATCCTCGACTGGATGATCCCCGTCGCCTCCAAGCGGCACAGCGACGCCCTCAACATCCTCTACGTCGACGGGCACGCCTCACGCGTCTCCGCAGGCGACGAAGAACTCTTCGAGGCCGGTTCAGGCGTCCAGAACGCCGACAACATGGCCTGGCGACGCTTCATGGTCGGTCAGTGA